One genomic segment of Panicum virgatum strain AP13 chromosome 2N, P.virgatum_v5, whole genome shotgun sequence includes these proteins:
- the LOC120661901 gene encoding E3 ubiquitin-protein ligase RKP-like — protein MAEGSCSHRRSAFSPGLAVLLSGEEAKVSPQKTHLVSYHDEIGHQAVERTIEHILDLPHKSVVRPPGPIDAVFVRSVLRNQARKLDLDWDKCIRGYRGSVLIVDKGSGQSKVVLDDSSICGKFRSVRGPLLVESSAPFSSARANACVWKGKWMYEVTLETSGVQQLGWATLSCPFTDQKGVGDADDSYSFDGRRVTKWNNDPKPYGQPWAVGDVIGCCINLDAGEISFYRNGTSLGVAFDRIRSVEPSKGYYAAISLSEGERCHLNFGSHPFRYPVDGFEPMEAPPRSWTFTTYILRCLFRLLEVQNLEKSESAYFEKLRRVKKFAPLQELFRPISEAICAEFFSAIEMSQGCLEYIAWGSLTTFLLDVFRAREPHDFSCLDQVLDLFLQFPGCSSLLQELIVALSCMCKAAPLVLTECPYSGSYPFLALVCHLLRHKDVMLLWFNSEDFAFSFEGFLTRKIPNKHDLQCLVPSVWWPGSSEDEVSMTLSMTTLSDAIKKIEEMHRELCSLVICFIPPVSPPQPPGSVFRSFVQGSVLKARGGDHRMVVNGTYNNTVLVSLYTVILHLLSEGFSMDSSGSASSSKVNCGNGVGFLHKGGKRKFPTQLLFRNDAYYSIIPRIGGPPSILMHHQFDDVEDEVQWDEGCMNDEDTRVTHTTVQKPCCCSVTDASIDLRYKESARYVPSTSKVPCKPMPDRTAHVAAECNGRSLSDEIEDKPSTSTQSEIEYGYQALHNLESMPMTTQSSSEALKEEELLDLMLLLYHLGISPNFRQAFYFMSQQSQSISLLEETDRQIREKSCAEQVRRLKEARNSYHEDLVDCVRHCVWYRATLFSPWKQRGMYATCMWVVELLLVLSDSKTIFQYVPEFYVESLVDCFHALRRSDPPFVSPAVFLRQGLASFVTLVVKHFDDTRIVNPDLKDLLLQSISVLVQYKEFMLVFENNREAINRMPRSLLSAFDNRSWIPVSNILFRLCKGSGFASSKNGESSSSAIFQVLLRETCIHEEELFFSFLNRLFNTLSWTMTEFSMSIREMQDKHQVADLQQRKCSVIFDVSCNLARILEFCTREIPCAFLMGPDMNLRRLTELVVFILNHIISAADAEFFDMTLRRPGQHQDKTNRTMMLAPLVGIILNLMECSSTSERRELNDVIAVFASMDCPATIHFGLQYLLSYNWSNVLRGDASLAKLAQLEEFSHYFRRITMAVDGEEVRSLNTGDEEEDDTCCICYNCDSDATFQPCHHRSCFGCISRHLLNSQRCFFCNAVVTSVTRIADS, from the exons ATGGCAGAAGGAAGCTGTAGCCATAGGAGGAGTGCTTTCTCCCCTGGGCTAGCTGTGTTATTGTCTGGCGAGGAAGCTAAGGTTAGCCCCCAGAAGACGCACTTGGTTTCCTATCATGACGAGATTGGGCACCAAGCTGTTGAGAGGACTATAGAGCACATTCTTGATCTCCCTCACAAGTCAGTGGTCCGGCCTCCTGGACCAATTGATGCGGTCTTtgtgcgctcagtgttgaggaATCAGGCTAGAAAATTAGATCTTGACTGGGACAAATGTATCCGTGGATACCGTGGTAGCGTCTTGATTGTAGACAAAGGTTCTGGGCAGAGCAAGGTGGTTCTTGATGATTCAAGCATTTGCGGTAAATTCAGGAGTGTCAGGGGACCATTACTTGTTGAGAGTTCTGCCCCATTCAGCAGTGCTAGGGCTAATGCCTGTGTGTGGAAGGGCAAGTGGATGTATGAGGTGACCCTAGAGACTTCTGGAGTTCAACAGCTTGGATGGGCTACTCTCTCTTGTCCTTTTACTGATCAGAAAGGTGTTGGTGATGCTGATGATTCATATTCATTTGATGGCCGGAGGGTGACTAAGTGGAACAATGACCCAAAGCCATATGGCCAGCCATGGGCAGTAGGGGATGTGATCGGTTGCTGCATCAACTTGGATGCAGGAGAGATCTCCTTTTACAGGAATGGGACATCTCTTGGTGTTGCATTTGATCGAATTCGCAGTGTGGAACCAAGCAAGGGCTACTATGCAGCAATCTCCCTCTCAGAAGGTGAGCGTTGTCATCTGAACTTCGGCTCACATCCGTTCAGGTATCCTGTTGATGGGTTTGAACCAATGGAGGCACCACCACGCTCTTGGACATTTACGACTTATATTCTTAGATGTTTGTTCCGATTGCTAGAAGTACAAAATCTGGAGAAATCTGAATCAGCGTACTTCGAAAAACTGAGGAGGGTCAAAAAATTCGCACCACTACAAGAACTTTTTCGACCAATTTCAGAAGCAATCTGTGCAGAGTTTTTTAGTGCTATTGAAATGAGCCAAGGGTGCCTTGAGTATATTGCCTGGGGCTCATTGACCACTTTTCTCTTAGATGTTTTCAGGGCACGTGAGCCTCATGATTTCTCATGCCTTGATCAGGTTCTCGACCTTTTCCTTCAGTTCCCAGGTTGCAGCTCATTATTGCAGGAGCTCATTGTGGCACTTTCTTGCATGTGCAAAGCTGCACCACTTGTGCTGACAGAATGCCCATATTCTGGGTCGTATCCATTTTTAGCGCTGGTTTGCCACCTTCTTAGGCATAAGGATGTAATGCTTCTATGGTTTAACTCAGAAGATTTTGCATTCTCATTTGAAGGGTTTCTTACAAGAAAGATACCAAATAAGCATGATTTACAGTGCCTTGTACCATCTGTTTGGTGGCCTGGGTCTTCTGAGGATGAGGTTAGCATGACACTGTCGATGACAACACTCTCAGATGCAATCAAGAAG ATTGAGGAGATGCATCGTGAGCTTTGCAGCTTGGTAATATGCTTTATTCCACCAGTTTCTCCCCCCCAGCCTCCAGGCTCTGTATTTAGGTCCTTTGTGCAAGGTTCGGTACTGAAAGCTAGAGGTGGAGATCATAGGATGGTTGTCAATGGGACTTACAACAATACTGTGCTTGTTTCATTGTACACCGTAATCCTCCATTTGTTGTCTGAAGGATTTTCCATGGATTCTTCTGGGTCCGCATCATCCTCTAAAGTGAATTGTGGGAATGGGGTTGGATTTCTTCACAAAGGTGGAAAGCGGAAGTTTCCGACACAATTACTTTTCAGGAATGATGCCTATTATAGCATAATTCCTAGAATTGGTGGACCACCAAGTATTTTGATGCATCACCAATTTGatgatgtggaagatgaagtgcAGTGGGATGAAGGCTGCATGAATGATGAGGATACGCGTGTAACACACACTACAGTACAGAAGCCTTGTTGCTGCTCAGTCACAGATGCCAGTATTGACCTAAGATACAAAGAAAGTGCTAGGTATGTACCATCAACTTCAAAAGTCCCATGTAAGCCCATGCCTGATAGAACTGCTCATGTTGCTGCTGAGTGCAATGGGAGAAGTCTGAGTGATGAGATCGAAGACAAGCCTAGCACAAGTACTCAATCAGAAATTGAATATGGATACCAAGCATTGCATAATCTTGAAAGCATGCCAATGACAACTCAATCTTCATCAGAAGCACTTAAAGAGGAAGAGCTGCTTGATCTTATGTTATTATTATATCATCTGGGCATCTCACCAAATTTTAGGCAG GCGTTTTATTTCATGTCTCAGCAGTCACAGTCCATTTCTTTACTAGAAGAAACTGACAGGCAAATACGAGAAAAATCATGCGCAGAGCAAGTAAGGCGTTTGAAAGAAGCTAGGAATAGCTATCATGAGGATTTGGTGGATTGTGTACGCCATTGTGTTTG GTACCGGGCTACTCTTTTCTCTCCATGGAAACAAAGGGGAATGTATGCAACTTGCATGTGGGTTGTGGAGCTTCTTTTGGTGCTTAGTGACTCAAAAACCATTTTCCAGTATGTTCCAGAGTTCTATGTGGAATCACTG GTTGATTGTTTCCATGCCCTGCGAAGGAGCGACCCTCCTTTTGTTTCACCTGCAGTATTCCTCAGACAAGGGCTGGCATCATTT GTCACTCTGGTTGTCAAGCACTTTGACGATACGAGGATAGTGAATCCAGATTTGAaagatcttcttcttcaatcAATTTCGGTCCTTGTACAGTACAAAGAATTCATGCTTGTTTTCGAGAACAATCGGGAGGCTATAAATAGAATGCCAAGATCACTTTTATCAGCTTTTGACAACAGATCATGGATTCCTGTTTCTAACATACTTTTCCGGCTTTGCAAAGGCTCCGGATTTGCATCCTCTAAGAATGGTGAATCTTCATCATCTGCAATTTTTCAG GTTCTACTTAGGGAGACATGCATTCATGAAGAAGAACTGTTCTTTTCCTTCCTCAATCGACTTTTCAATACACTCAGCTGGACAATGACCGAGTTCTCAATGTCCATCCGAGAGATGCAAGATAAACACCAG GTTGCTGATCTGCAGCAAAGGAAGTGCAGTGTAATTTTTGATGTATCATGTAATCTTGCAAGGATCTTGGAATTCTGTACTCGAGAGATCCCTTGCGCATTCCTCATGGGACCAGATATGAATTTGCGGAGGTTGACTGAATTGGTTGTCTTTATTCTCAACCACATCATATCAGCAGCTGATGCAGAGTTCTTTGACAT GACACTAAGACGGCCAGGGCAGCATCAAGATAAAACAAATCGTACTATGATGTTGGCTCCTCTTGTAGGCATTATCCTCAATCTTATGGAATGCAGCAGCACATCAGAACGTAGGGAGCTAAATGATGTGATTGCAGTGTTTGCAAGCATGGATTGCCCTGCTACAATCCATTTTGGGTTGCAGTACCTACTGAGCTACAACTGG AGCAATGTTCTCCGAGGGGATGCCTCCCTTGCAAAGCTAGCACAGCTTGAAGAGTTCTCTCATTACTTCCGGCGCATTACAATGGCTGTAGATGGTGAAGAAGTTCGTAGCCTAAACACaggtgatgaggaagaagatgacacCTGTTGCATTTGCTACAACTGTGATTCGGATGCAACATTCCAGCCATGCCATCACAGGTCCTGCTTTGGCTGCATTAGCAGGCATCTCCTGAACAGCCAGAGGTGCTTCTTCTGCAATGCTGTAGTAACATCAGTTACGAGGATAGCCGATTCATGA